In one Deinococcus arcticus genomic region, the following are encoded:
- a CDS encoding AHH domain-containing protein codes for MIREVLGRPPKNWVTIRTLIGTPLGKKPLPLEYYTRRLPGGKIVIARKRGMADDDVVAPLGVDGSGKIFLRQGSSRLSDPTLMKNNDKKMHGALPSGHQIHHLVPDNLIKDHPLGQAAERLGISLDRGENLMGLPGKMAFDPATNPAGHWSSHPQYDAIVTGLLETNRVALERAYGSLDLVPKDKLKVVMDDIADEMRDRIQKGKIPLKDGRLASAPGGPQENLA; via the coding sequence GTGATCCGCGAGGTGCTCGGCCGCCCGCCCAAGAACTGGGTGACGATCAGGACGCTCATCGGCACCCCTCTGGGCAAGAAGCCACTGCCACTGGAGTACTACACTCGCCGGCTTCCAGGCGGGAAGATCGTCATCGCCCGGAAGCGGGGCATGGCCGACGACGACGTTGTGGCGCCACTGGGAGTTGACGGCTCAGGCAAGATCTTCCTGAGACAGGGCAGCAGCCGACTCAGCGACCCCACGCTGATGAAGAACAACGACAAGAAGATGCATGGCGCGCTGCCGAGTGGACATCAGATCCACCACCTCGTGCCCGACAACCTGATCAAAGACCATCCACTCGGCCAGGCTGCAGAGCGCCTTGGCATCAGCCTCGACCGCGGTGAGAACCTGATGGGCCTCCCCGGAAAGATGGCGTTCGATCCCGCCACCAACCCCGCAGGTCACTGGAGCTCACACCCACAGTACGACGCAATCGTCACCGGACTTCTCGAGACCAACCGCGTGGCCCTGGAGCGGGCGTACGGAAGCCTCGACCTCGTACCCAAGGACAAGCTGAAGGTCGTGATGGACGACATCGCCGATGAGATGCGCGACCGCATTCAGAAGGGCAAGATCCCGCTCAAGGACGGTCGCCTGGCCAGCGCGCCTGGCGGGCCGCAGGAGAATCTGGCATGA
- a CDS encoding alpha-L-rhamnosidase C-terminal domain-containing protein — translation MVEPRPDGRLTHAQTRHLTPYGEVDVRSNATYGQATARVATEGCRISITARMSPNMS, via the coding sequence ATGGTCGAACCGCGCCCGGACGGCCGCCTCACGCACGCGCAGACGCGACACCTCACTCCCTACGGCGAAGTGGACGTGAGAAGTAACGCCACGTACGGACAGGCAACTGCTCGCGTTGCAACAGAAGGATGCAGAATAAGTATAACAGCGCGGATGAGCCCAAACATGTCTTAG